In the Geobacter sp. FeAm09 genome, one interval contains:
- a CDS encoding recombinase family protein, whose amino-acid sequence MNVGIWIRVSTEDQARGESPEHHEARARMYAELKGWTVVERYDLSGVSGKDVLEHGEAQRMLADISSGKIKSLIFSKIPRLARNTRQLLEIADYFQKYDANLVSLEENIDTSSPAGRLLYTLTSALAQWEREEISARVAASIPIRAKLGKHIGGKGPFGYHWVEKQLVPNPEESPVVKRAYQIFLETGKLLTTCNRLQEEGLYSRNKKIFKPTALKRLLSDTIYKGLRRANYAKSLGNKRNWVLKPEEDWVFVNVQPLVSEEEWTAVSKIFEETAGRYSSTKTIPKVGRFLFSGILKCRCGTKLYVAPYPAMKIPRYACKKCRMRINEDVIADNLKIALKQIVITPDQLGPDKDLKKELKDKHELLEHLRKEQKSVNKKIDALVDLYSKEAIDQSGFKTRYEPLKARIENVSLEIPRLQAEMDFIKTNEIGKTFIIEKATTLATLWDTLSYEARRQVVKELVERIDVSEDSLHFVFYYISSFESVEKGSHNFRGSWPRPALPGRDRSGSEGSGRW is encoded by the coding sequence ATGAACGTTGGTATTTGGATACGGGTTTCAACAGAGGACCAAGCAAGGGGCGAATCGCCTGAGCATCATGAGGCTCGAGCGCGGATGTATGCTGAACTGAAAGGATGGACCGTTGTTGAGCGCTACGACCTGTCCGGGGTCTCCGGCAAGGATGTTTTGGAACATGGCGAAGCCCAAAGAATGCTCGCCGACATCTCTTCCGGCAAAATAAAGTCTCTGATATTCTCTAAAATCCCCCGGCTTGCCCGCAATACCCGACAGTTACTCGAAATTGCCGATTATTTTCAAAAGTATGATGCCAACCTAGTCAGCCTCGAAGAAAATATCGACACATCCTCACCCGCAGGCAGACTCCTATATACGCTGACGAGCGCATTAGCCCAGTGGGAACGAGAAGAGATATCTGCTCGCGTGGCAGCATCTATTCCCATCCGGGCCAAACTTGGCAAACATATAGGAGGGAAGGGCCCCTTTGGTTATCATTGGGTAGAAAAACAATTAGTCCCTAATCCCGAAGAATCGCCTGTTGTTAAAAGGGCATACCAAATTTTTCTTGAAACCGGCAAATTACTAACCACGTGCAATCGACTTCAGGAAGAAGGGCTTTATTCTCGCAACAAAAAGATATTTAAGCCTACAGCCCTTAAACGTCTGCTTTCCGACACGATCTATAAGGGATTACGCAGAGCTAATTACGCCAAAAGCCTCGGCAACAAGAGAAATTGGGTACTTAAGCCGGAAGAGGATTGGGTTTTTGTAAACGTTCAGCCCCTTGTATCTGAAGAAGAATGGACCGCAGTGAGTAAGATATTTGAGGAGACCGCAGGCCGTTATTCATCCACCAAGACGATACCAAAAGTCGGCAGGTTTCTCTTTTCCGGGATCTTGAAGTGTCGATGCGGCACAAAGCTCTACGTTGCCCCGTATCCTGCCATGAAAATTCCACGCTATGCATGCAAAAAATGCCGCATGAGAATAAATGAGGATGTCATTGCAGATAATTTGAAAATTGCTTTAAAGCAAATCGTTATTACGCCAGATCAACTTGGACCTGATAAAGATTTAAAGAAGGAACTTAAAGACAAGCACGAGCTATTGGAGCACCTGAGAAAAGAGCAGAAGAGCGTAAATAAAAAAATTGATGCTCTAGTCGATTTGTATAGTAAAGAAGCAATCGATCAAAGCGGTTTCAAAACCCGATACGAACCACTGAAGGCACGGATTGAGAATGTGTCTCTGGAAATCCCCCGTCTTCAAGCAGAAATGGATTTCATCAAAACGAATGAAATAGGTAAAACATTCATAATTGAAAAGGCAACAACACTGGCAACACTTTGGGATACGCTCAGTTATGAGGCTCGTCGGCAGGTTGTGAAGGAACTTGTGGAGAGGATCGATGTCTCCGAAGATTCACTGCACTTCGTGTTTTACTATATCTCTTCCTTTGAGTCAGTAGAGAAAGGTTCACACAACTTCAGGGGTTCATGGCCGCGACCAGCATTACCCGGGAGGGATAGGTCAGGGTCAGAAGGGAGCGGGAGATGGTGA
- a CDS encoding helix-turn-helix transcriptional regulator — MTPGERLKIVREGLSLTQGQLGESLGFKWTKVKDIELGKQRLTPEAALAIEKIYSVNFKWLLVGEGNMERRQPTQAAPENLTPLPPEDLSEMSIRFLQLPSLLDLTDEEFCAKIEMDMIELDRIRAGRPVPGLVTRAVAFEYGIRMRWLKLGEIPFRNPSGAPDHLAQDLFGVIELAHLKKGPAEG; from the coding sequence ATGACACCTGGAGAGAGACTTAAAATTGTACGAGAAGGGCTGAGCCTCACGCAGGGCCAGCTCGGGGAATCTCTTGGCTTTAAGTGGACGAAAGTCAAAGATATCGAACTGGGGAAGCAACGACTAACGCCAGAGGCTGCCCTTGCCATAGAGAAAATTTACTCTGTTAATTTCAAATGGCTACTTGTTGGCGAGGGTAACATGGAGCGCCGACAACCGACGCAAGCGGCTCCAGAAAACCTCACTCCACTCCCCCCAGAAGATCTCTCAGAGATGAGCATTCGGTTTCTCCAATTACCGTCGCTGCTGGACCTGACCGATGAAGAGTTTTGCGCGAAAATTGAGATGGATATGATTGAGTTGGATAGGATCAGGGCAGGCCGCCCGGTACCAGGGCTGGTTACGCGGGCGGTAGCGTTCGAGTATGGAATTCGTATGCGATGGTTGAAACTTGGTGAAATCCCGTTCAGGAACCCGTCAGGAGCACCAGATCATCTGGCCCAGGACCTGTTTGGGGTAATCGAACTTGCCCACCTGAAAAAAGGCCCTGCAGAGGGTTAA
- a CDS encoding helix-turn-helix domain-containing protein: MKDVDFAATRDRCSDRCINVAKLARKHGINKNTMTRYLHGKLDGTPGQGVYGQIENALEHEGLLVHQRKSKNH; the protein is encoded by the coding sequence ATGAAAGATGTTGATTTTGCCGCAACTCGCGATCGCTGTTCCGATCGCTGCATAAACGTAGCAAAACTCGCACGCAAGCACGGAATCAATAAAAACACGATGACAAGATACCTGCACGGCAAATTGGACGGCACGCCGGGTCAGGGGGTGTATGGGCAGATTGAGAATGCCCTTGAGCATGAAGGATTGCTGGTCCACCAGCGTAAAAGTAAAAACCATTAA
- the trfA gene encoding plasmid replication initiator TrfA — protein sequence MKKNHLPTAITPEAVPKWIQEKAEEAQLKLQLFLPFCAPEFRQIPNEIVRSALFTCRNRNTPRENYKKKPVVVIGDGNIIYQGEELRQDDEAVWMHLIYLAREVQLGEAIQFVPHVFLHDIRWPTNGSGYDRLRTCLDRMAATGLTIISSRLDEGVNVSLIRKIEYSAQSEGKVIPLRVWRVWIEPEMRLLFDSEYLTCIRWEMYHALRSGVAKKLFLYWSSHKAPFPVKTDTMMELCSTRTNRREFRRTLSEALGELQGVGFLACWKVSSDLWTVKRDKITDKCGS from the coding sequence GTGAAAAAAAATCATTTACCGACGGCAATAACGCCAGAAGCTGTGCCCAAGTGGATCCAGGAGAAAGCGGAAGAAGCCCAACTGAAATTGCAATTGTTTCTGCCGTTTTGTGCTCCAGAGTTTCGCCAGATACCGAATGAGATCGTGAGATCAGCGCTATTCACGTGCCGAAACCGAAATACCCCACGAGAGAATTATAAAAAAAAGCCAGTCGTAGTTATAGGCGACGGCAACATCATCTACCAGGGTGAAGAGCTGAGGCAAGATGACGAAGCCGTATGGATGCATCTCATATATTTGGCCCGCGAGGTTCAACTCGGCGAAGCCATACAGTTTGTTCCTCATGTCTTTTTGCATGATATCCGTTGGCCGACCAACGGATCTGGATATGACCGTTTGAGAACGTGTCTGGATCGTATGGCGGCAACAGGCCTAACCATAATCTCGTCACGGCTTGATGAAGGCGTGAACGTGTCCCTGATTCGCAAAATCGAGTACTCGGCACAGTCTGAAGGGAAGGTAATCCCGTTGAGGGTCTGGCGGGTCTGGATCGAGCCAGAAATGAGGCTTCTTTTCGATTCGGAATACCTCACGTGCATCAGGTGGGAGATGTACCACGCTCTGAGGAGTGGGGTCGCAAAGAAATTGTTCCTGTATTGGTCCTCGCACAAGGCACCGTTCCCGGTGAAAACGGACACCATGATGGAGCTCTGTAGCACCAGAACCAACCGTAGAGAATTTAGGCGGACATTGTCCGAAGCACTTGGAGAGCTTCAAGGTGTTGGGTTCTTGGCGTGTTGGAAAGTTTCCAGTGATTTATGGACGGTCAAGCGAGACAAAATCACCGATAAGTGTGGGTCATAA